DNA from Tripterygium wilfordii isolate XIE 37 chromosome 15, ASM1340144v1, whole genome shotgun sequence:
GATTCCATGACTACACTGATTATAAGCTCAAGTGCTTGTATGTCAAGACCCATATTGGATGCAGAACAAAAGGGTACATAAACTATTTGTTTATCTTTTATTGCACTTGTGGGAAATCCCCAATTCTTGGTCACTCTCTACTTCTTCTATGGCTTATTGTTTTATTCTATTTGTTGGGTAACACAGCTGCAAACTACTTTTGTGATTCCTTAGAGGGTTTGTCCAAAATTTTGAAGCTATCACCAACAATAGCAGGAGTAACTCTGCTTTCACTAGGAAATGGTGCTTCTGATGTGTTTGCTAGTATTGTTTCCTTCACTAGTTCAAGTAGGGGAGAAGTTGGGCTAAATAGTGTTCTGGGTGGAGCATTTTTTGTGTCTAGTGTAGTTGTAGGGGTTATATGTATACTAATTAGTCCTCAAAATGTTTCAGTTGATAAGCCAAGTTTCATTAGGGATGTGATTTTCCTCATCTTCTCACTTGCTTCTCTTCTTCTGATAATCTTCATTGGCAAAATCAACTTCTGGGGTTCAATCTGTTTTCTCTCAATTTACTTCCTCTATGTCTGTGTTGTTTCAAGCATGTATATTTTCTCTAGAAATGAAAGGAAAATGCATTCTCCTTTAGTAGGTGATTCGGAGGAGATTGGTATACCCTTGTTGGGTTATGTTGATGATGAAAAACCCATTTCAGTAAGTGAAGCAAGTGCCAATCTTGATCATGAAAATCAAAAACAAGGTCAGATTTTTCTCAATCTTGATTCATCTTCATGTGGGTTTTTCCTCAAATTCTTGCAAGCTTTGGAGCTCCCTCTATACTTGCCAAGAAGGTTGACTATTCCTGTTATTTCTGAGGAGAGATGGTCGAAACCATATGCTGTAATTTCAGTGACATTGGCACCAATTTTCTTGGCAGCAATTTGCAATTCACAAGGAGAGAACAAGTTTGGTTCGAGGACTAGTCTTGTGAGCTACTTTACAGCAGGATTGATTGGGATGGTTCTGGGTAATTTGGCATGTGTGACGACAAAGAAGTCAAGCCCACCAAGTAAGTGCTTGCTCCTTTGGCTTGCAAGTGGGTTTGTGATGAGCATAACTTGGACATACGTCATTGCAGAAGAATTGGTCTCTTTATTGGTCTCACTTGGTTACATACTTGGTATTAGTCCTTCAGTTTTAGGACTCACCGTCCTTGCTTGGGGCAACTCCTTAAATGATTTGATAACCAATGTAGCCATGGCAGTGAATGGTGGGCCTAATGGTGCCCAAGTTGCCATATCAGGATGCTATGCTGGGCCCATGTTTAACACACTAATGGGTATTGGTATTTCACTTGTTTTCTCATCTTGGACCAAGTATCCAGCCTGTTATGAAATCCCCATAGACCCTTCTCTCTATGAGACTCTAGGGTTTCTCATAGGAGGATTACTTTGGGCACTTGTGGTTTTGCCTAGAAAAAACATGAGGCTTGAGAGAGTTCTTGGGAGTGGACTCTTGGCCATCTACTTGTGCTTTTTGTTTCTTAGAGTGGCCAAAGCTGTTGGTCTATTGAGACTTGATGATGTGTCCTTTGTAAAGAAAGGGTAATGCATGGTGGAACTTTTGTACTTTTGTGCTAGATCATACTACATTATTGGATATTGTATGGACATGTAGTACCATAATTAGAGTgtctttttttatattttgtttgcttattagAAGTGGACAAAGTCTTTGATGGCGAGGTTACAAACTCACAATCCATCATTCTCAAGTTAATTTGTCAAACCCACAAAGCAACTAATGAATGCATGTGTGGTTTTTGATTGAGGAAACTATTTTGTTTAATTCATATTAAACAGAGATTtaaaggaggggaaaaaaaacaaaattgaagtaATTAATTCCCTAATTGTCTTTTGGTTGCTTGTACTAAGTCAAAATTAGTGCATATTTCCAAACAAAGTCAGAGACAATGATTTCATTTTGTGCACATAcgattaactttttttttgtttgaaattcacACCTCATTAACAACCAATTATATTATTCGTTTTGGGTTATCCAGGTTTCCGTGAATACATCGAACCCGCATGACTTTATTTCTCAGAAACTTAACAAATGGGTTAAACCTAACTCACCAAACTAGGGAAAAGGCTTAAGTGATTGTAAATAAGTGAACTCGTCATTATAAAGAATGAATAATTCCTACTCCATCTTTTCGATGTGAGataacatttttcttttctttttttcttttatgtgtaCACATGATTGTCTTGTTTGAGGCTCTGAGCCTgaatattatttaaaattaacAGAATATTTAATCCTGAGAACATTTATTATTTACATAAACAGCATTCAGGTGTAATAATATTACTAATATTTTAGTTAATAACATATATTCCTTTATCCACTTGCCCATAAACTTTGGAGGGTTCCTCCAACTTGAAAGGCAGTGCATGCACCACGTGCAGTACTGTTTGATTTGATGTGGAAAACCTAGGCTTCGTTTGATAATATTCGGTCTCACCCACTTCATACCCAATGGATCCAGTAAAAAGGGTCCATTTCTCAGCCCAACTTGACATGTACCATCGTCATCTAAATGACACAATCGGGTGTCATTTTCGCCCCACATGACCCGGATGTATCACCTTTATTTTGGCTTCTTAATGCTACAATATTTTCATCACAACCATATCTTGTGGCCACACAGTGGGTTTTGACCTAATTTTATCTTATTGTCGGATAGTCAAATGACGAACTTGTATGGTGTCGATTTCCCGGTTTAAAAAATATACCCATCTCCGTGTGTGTAAATTGTCTAGTTTGTGTAGTTTTCAGTAACATCAATGTCGTTCAAAGCAACACTGACAAGAATATTAGGTGCCCAATTAGATGctcaaaattgaagaagaaaagaaagggacCTTTCATTGTTCTCACCTTTGATGAGCCCTTTTCATTCTCAATTATTTCATCACTGGCTTCATCTGCAACTATTGGACAGACAGGTAGTTGGACCATCTGTGTCTGCTGAATATAAATAATCTGCTGCATCACCATCACATCCTTTCATATGACCTTATTGGTTGTGCTCATGGTGGTGCAAGTGGAAGCTATAACCCCATCAAACTTTGTCCAAATACTCATAACTGGTTCAAAgtataagcatatcatgaattgGTTGTCTTATATGATTGAAGACCTCTACTGCCTTCCCCACATAAACCTCTACTGCCATAATTCATCCAAATCAGAGAGCAAAATAATGCATCTATATGCCATATTTGAATCTGAAAATAGCTTTACACAAGTTCATATATAGAGCAGGTTACACAGAAAGGAAGGAAATGTACATCTTTCATTTACAAAGTAGTTCTAGTATTATGTGCTGCAATTAGGATTACAAGAGAAACTTAGTTGCTATACAGGAAACGTGTCGGTAATCCGGTGTATCTTCCATATCCAGTTACACTGAACACCCTGTTAAGTTAGTGTGAGCTACTAACTGGTTGAACTTTGAATCAGCCTGAAAGAAACAGAAATCATATATACAGCCAAAAGCCCTCCACCCAGTACCCCATCAAGCCTCATGCCTCTCATTGGCAAAACCACAAGTGTCCAAAGCAGGCTAACCACCAAAAACCCCATAGTCTCCAACAGATAGGTTTCACTAGGGATTAAAATGTATGAAGGGTACCGATGCCAGGATGAGCTGACTAGAGACATGCCCAACCCAAACAGTATGTTGAAGATGGGACCAGCGTAACAGCCTGCGATAGCAACCTGAACCCCTTCTGGTCCATCGTTCATAGCCATTGTCGAATTGGTTACCAAGTCCCCGAGTGAGTTGCCCCAAGCAAGGATCGTCAGGCCGAGTATAGAAGGGCTGATTCCAAATATGTACCCAAGTGAAACTAACAAGGCCACCAACTCCTGAGCTGTAATGTAACTCCAAACCACACTCATTAGGAATCCCCCAACAAGCCAAACGAATAAGCACTGCTCTGGTGGACTTGACTTCTCAGTGTAAAAATGAGCAAGAACCCCAAATGTTATCCCAAACAGAAACCCAATTCCGTAAACCACCAGGCTTGTACAAGAGGCAGCAACATTTTCATGTTTGAGGTTCCAAAGGACTGACAGGAAAATCGGTGCCAATGTAACAGCAGTAACTGCAATTGGCTTAGACCATTTCTTTTCACAGACAACAGGAATTGTCAATCTCCTTGGTAAGTCAAGAGGCATTTCAAGGATATAAAGAAGCATGCGACAAGATGCTGATGTTCTCGTATGAAAGCAGCAATTCCTTGCTTCTAATCTATTATCACCGTCTAGAGTTGTCTCCTCTACAAAATTAAGGTCTTGTTTCTCCATGGCACTTAAAATTGGTACACTTAAATCGCTACTAAAACTTGAATTAGCATCCAGTTCCATGACCCTTCCGCCATTTATCCAAGGGACATGAGAGATGCACACGACAATCACATAAACGATATACATCGAGGTAAAACCCAGAGCACCCAAAAGATTTACTCGACCGAGGGTTAAGATGATAATCAAGGATGCAAGAACTAAAAGGAGGAATGAGACATCTCTAATCAAGTCACACTTGTTGACTTGAACCCTTCTTTTGTGCACCATAAAGCTTATGATTCCAACCACAGCACAAGTTACAAAAGAAGTACCCCCTAAGACAGAATTAAGCCCAATATCCAATGTACCGCTATCCATCAAAGAAGCTAGACTGGCAAAAACATCTGGGGAACCATTCCCAAGAGCAAGCAGAGTAATTCCAGCAATAGTGGGAGACAATTTCAATAGTCTTGATAAGTTTTGAAGTAAAGAACAAAAGTATTCAGATGCCGTGCTCCCTAATAGATAGAACAAAACTAGAAGCCAGAGGAAAAAGACAGAGAGACCTAAAGGGGGAAATCTTCCAAAATTGCAGTAAAAAATGCGAAGATAATCAATATAACCTTGAGAGACACATGGTTCATTTGATTTTAGGCGAAGGCACTTGGCTTTGTAGCCATCAAGACCGTGTATGCTGGAACACTGTTGCTGACGGCCTTCATTGAAGGGATGGGAACTACTCAGAACAACAAACCCTGAACCAGAAGAGCTCAACTGTACAATCAAAAACACACACGCCACCAAAAGGAATGATACATTCAAGAAAATCATACACCTCTTGTCTTCATATACggaaaccccaaaacccatcaAAGATCTTCAATCAAACTCTCTTCCAGAGACTTAAAAATCTAACGAAATCATCATGAACTCCACCAAACTCTATTTCATAACCTAAATCACAAACTGGGTCCTCCAGAACATATGGAACAGAACCCCAAAATAAGATTGAAGCAGAGGATGCAAAAGGGGGGGAACTTACCTTTGTTTAACGATTAAGGCAAGAAAAGTTTCAACAATGCAGGAAAAGGTTGTTGTCTTTACACTCTACAGATAAAATATATTCTAATCAAATGGAGCTAGATGGCTAAGGAGTAACGATTACACCTGTCTCCTAATTGCACCATGACACACCTCGGCTCGGAGGAAAAATGGGATCTTTCTTTCTTGGCATCAGTCATCATATCATGCCATGGAATCAAAGACTTTATGGTGTACGTGGAGGATGAAGACATGCCGACCTGCCGGGAAAGTTGGGCATCATTCATCAACACGTGCAACTCTCTTAATGGTTGAAGTAAACAGTGGCTTTTGATTGGgatctcttattttcttttaattttccttGAAATTTATAAACTTTTTATTGGGCATGGGATGATGATTGATATGGCAAATTGGTTGCGTGCGTTTCTCTTCATTATTTTCGGCTAAAGAAGAAAGACAAAGAATGGGGTTTACTTAAGtgattatttaattaaattctCTGTTAAAGTCTTCAGTTTTTTTGCCCCTCTCTATACCTTTTCCTCACCAATCTGATTTAAGAtaatcaaagcatcaaatgatGCCAACATTTCTAGAAGAcagtaaagaataatatatcTTTTTTCAAGTCATGACGTCCCATCTATTAATTAATTTGGGAGGGTTTTCAATTCAATTCCATGTCTTTTTATTCATTGGGACCTTCAGAGTAATTTTGAAAAGCAGATACcatcaaaatattaattaataatcacAAATTTAAATTGCTTGGAGAACTCTTTTTTTGAGTttctcatgattttttttgacaaaaacaCCTTGATTAAGACATTAAttgtctcttcttttcttttctttttgtaaaacTCGTGAAAACAAAACTTTTTCACACCCCTCAAGTCAAAAAGTATTGAAAACGCCCCAAAACACATACCACTTAAAGGATCATTGACTATTATAGGGCAACTCCAACATAGCAACGAAAGGAGTATGTATACTATTTAACTACCAAGATTCAAAATTTTGCTCTCCAACAATGTAGGCAAAGGAGTATTCATGTTTGGGAACTCGAAAAGAGTTCCTAAAATTTGGGAACCCAAAATGAGTTACTAAAATTTGATGGGAAATGTAAGACTTTTATAGGTAAGATTTTGGAGGGAGTTAGTATTTGTAGGACactttttattcatttaagAATTCATTGTTGGAA
Protein-coding regions in this window:
- the LOC119979909 gene encoding cation/calcium exchanger 1-like, with product MGNFNVISQPKKLSLLLNIGFLCLLSFYLTTSNFLDKKSQEPNTISSLVLKELNTSSDGCTGFHDYTDYKLKCLYVKTHIGCRTKGYINYLFIFYCTCGKSPILGHSLLLLWLIVLFYLLGNTAANYFCDSLEGLSKILKLSPTIAGVTLLSLGNGASDVFASIVSFTSSSRGEVGLNSVLGGAFFVSSVVVGVICILISPQNVSVDKPSFIRDVIFLIFSLASLLLIIFIGKINFWGSICFLSIYFLYVCVVSSMYIFSRNERKMHSPLVGDSEEIGIPLLGYVDDEKPISVSEASANLDHENQKQGQIFLNLDSSSCGFFLKFLQALELPLYLPRRLTIPVISEERWSKPYAVISVTLAPIFLAAICNSQGENKFGSRTSLVSYFTAGLIGMVLGNLACVTTKKSSPPSKCLLLWLASGFVMSITWTYVIAEELVSLLVSLGYILGISPSVLGLTVLAWGNSLNDLITNVAMAVNGGPNGAQVAISGCYAGPMFNTLMGIGISLVFSSWTKYPACYEIPIDPSLYETLGFLIGGLLWALVVLPRKNMRLERVLGSGLLAIYLCFLFLRVAKAVGLLRLDDVSFVKKG
- the LOC120015873 gene encoding cation/calcium exchanger 2-like; this encodes MGFGVSVYEDKRCMIFLNVSFLLVACVFLIVQLSSSGSGFVVLSSSHPFNEGRQQQCSSIHGLDGYKAKCLRLKSNEPCVSQGYIDYLRIFYCNFGRFPPLGLSVFFLWLLVLFYLLGSTASEYFCSLLQNLSRLLKLSPTIAGITLLALGNGSPDVFASLASLMDSGTLDIGLNSVLGGTSFVTCAVVGIISFMVHKRRVQVNKCDLIRDVSFLLLVLASLIIILTLGRVNLLGALGFTSMYIVYVIVVCISHVPWINGGRVMELDANSSFSSDLSVPILSAMEKQDLNFVEETTLDGDNRLEARNCCFHTRTSASCRMLLYILEMPLDLPRRLTIPVVCEKKWSKPIAVTAVTLAPIFLSVLWNLKHENVAASCTSLVVYGIGFLFGITFGVLAHFYTEKSSPPEQCLFVWLVGGFLMSVVWSYITAQELVALLVSLGYIFGISPSILGLTILAWGNSLGDLVTNSTMAMNDGPEGVQVAIAGCYAGPIFNILFGLGMSLVSSSWHRYPSYILIPSETYLLETMGFLVVSLLWTLVVLPMRGMRLDGVLGGGLLAVYMISVSFRLIQSSTS